Part of the Tenacibaculum sp. SZ-18 genome, TCCTCCCATTCATTAACTTTATCAAAAGTTGTATTTGGATTGACAACACTACTTTTACGTCTTAAAGTTACATCTTTAGCAAAGTTTCCTGTTCCGCCATTAAAGAGTCCAATAATATCTATTAATACATCATTTTTGAATAATCCAACAGGATCATTTCCATTGAAGTTCATTGGCTCACCATTATTAGTACTACTATTATTTGGATGAACATAATCTGCTTCATCAATTAATTTTTGAAGTCCAGCGCTTCCATTTATAATAACAAATACGTCGCCAGCGGCAATTGTTCCTGTTAAATTAAGAGGAGCAGACCAATTTGATCCACCATTACCATTTCTTTTAATACTATAAACACTTAAATCAATAGCGCTAGAGGTAACATTTGCAATTTCTAAGGCTTTGTTATTACTAGAACCTTCAACATATTCAGAGAAGAATAATTCATTAGCGCTTCCAGTACCTCCATCTGTTGTTGTTCCATTTATAGCTGTACTTAATGGGGATTTATTATCAACACCATCTTTCGCCAATACTTGGATACTATAAGTTGTTGAAGCAGTAAGAGAATTTATTGTATACGTGTTCGTTGTAGGTTCTGCATTTAAAATCCCATTAACGTAAACTTCATATGCTGTCACTGCGGTATTATCTGTAGAAGGAGCCCACGTAACTTTTAATGTTGTATCAGTTTCATTACTTATGACAATATTTGTTGGAGTAGAAGGTGCTTCAGTATCCTCTAATGTTTTTGGAGCAATAGCAGCACTAAACGGAGATTCGTTATCTGCAGCGTCTTTTGCTTTTACTGTAATTGAATATGTTGTATTCGAATCCAAATTATTTAAAGTAATACTGGTATTAGTAGTATTAGATGTTAAAATACCATCTACATATACATCATAATTTGTTACACCTATATTATCAGATGAATCATTCCAAGATACATCAATCGAAAAAGTTGTAATATTACTTGCTGTTACATTTGTCGGAGCAGTAGGAGCTTCTGTGTCATTTGTTGAATAAATTCCCCAAATATCTTCAGCTTCTGGTCCTCCCCAGATTCTGGTTGCTAATCTAGGATTATCAATAAACGGATTTCTATTTCCTTGAGCATAGGTATTGGTAGTATTTTCATGAAATGGATTTCTCTGCTTTTCAATATCTGAAACTGGATCTTCAGCATTCCATTGAAGA contains:
- a CDS encoding endonuclease; translation: MMKNLLFTLFSCFIVISAHSQETYYNDVNLNLTGVSLKNALATKIINTHTNPLDYTPGIWNASKVTDVNPENNTEVLLIYGYSSSGTTARTRGIDQNGGNNGDWNREHVFANSLANPDLDAGGNNGAPYADAHNLRPSDPQRNSSRSNKKFAGGSGNSGSVTNGWYPGDEWKGDVARIIMYMYLRYGNQCKPTFVGVGDSSQTPDDMIDLFLQWNAEDPVSDIEKQRNPFHENTTNTYAQGNRNPFIDNPRLATRIWGGPEAEDIWGIYSTNDTEAPTAPTNVTASNITTFSIDVSWNDSSDNIGVTNYDVYVDGILTSNTTNTSITLNNLDSNTTYSITVKAKDAADNESPFSAAIAPKTLEDTEAPSTPTNIVISNETDTTLKVTWAPSTDNTAVTAYEVYVNGILNAEPTTNTYTINSLTASTTYSIQVLAKDGVDNKSPLSTAINGTTTDGGTGSANELFFSEYVEGSSNNKALEIANVTSSAIDLSVYSIKRNGNGGSNWSAPLNLTGTIAAGDVFVIINGSAGLQKLIDEADYVHPNNSSTNNGEPMNFNGNDPVGLFKNDVLIDIIGLFNGGTGNFAKDVTLRRKSSVVNPNTTFDKVNEWEELARDVVDNIGIHGSATASVTDNLLEIISIYPNPISNNTIFINNNSNILIKEIIIYNINGQEVYRTSKDVNNKEIKIKKLSSGTYFIKINSDLGILAKKLLVK